The segment CAGACGCCCCCTGCGCTTGTGATCTGGGAAATCCCCGAACGTGATTTGCAAACGCCTTACAGCGACGTGATCAGGCTGTTGTAAATCGCCGGTCTGTAGTCGCTGACGAGCCGTGCGAGGCTGCGTCAGGTTTGGTGCGCCACTGCGACGCAGCAGTCGTAAAGTCAGCCTCTTCGGTTTTTCAGGCACACCGCGTGTTCCGGTTTTGCGACCGCTTCGCGATCGATCGCAGCCTCGTTCTACTCGTCAGCGACTACAACAAGAGTTGGTGGCGAATCTGTAGTCGCTGACGAGCCGTGCGAGGCTGCGTCAGGTTTGGCGCGCCACTGAGACGCAGCAGTCGTAAAGTCAGCCTCCTCGGTTTTTCAGGCACACCGCGTGTTCCGGTTTTGCGACCGCTTCGCGATCGATCGCAGCCTCGTTCAACTCGTCAGCGACTACAACAAGAGTTGGTGGCGAATCTGTAGTCGCTGACGAGCCGTGCGAGGCTGCGTCAGGTTTGGTGCGCCACTGCGACGCAGCAGTCGTAAAGTCAGCCTCCTCGATTTTTCAGGCACACCGCATGTTCCGGTTTTGCGACCGCTTTGCGATCGATCGCAGCCTCGTTCAACTCGTCAGCGACTACAACAAGAGTTGGTGGCGAATCTGTAGTCGCTGACGAGCCGTGCGAGGCTGCGTCAGGTTTGGTGCGCCACTGAGACGCAGCAGTCGTAAAGTCAGCCTCTTCGGTTTTTCAGGCACACCGCGTGTTCCGGTTTTGCGACCGCTTCGCGATCAATCGCAGCCACGCTACGCTCCTCAGCGACTACAAGTCGCGGGGGCCCATGGGGCCGAGAATCTGCTTGCGGCAAACCTCGAGAATTTCATCTGCCAGCGCGCTGTTATCAGGGCAGGCCCGGGACAGCACGATCGCACCAATGGCATGGGCCATGGTGTCTATTATCCTGGCCCGCATGTCCTGTGGCTCAACGCCGGCGAACGTGGCACCTGAGCGCTCAACGGCGGCCAGCATGTTTTCGAGCCCTTGGGCAAAGGTTGTCTTGACCTCTTCAGGCTGTCGCGCTGCGTCCCCGCACAAGGCCGCCAGGGTGCAACCCTCTCCCGGCGCATCACGGTGCTGGCGGGAGAGGTACTGGTCAAAGAACCCGGCAATATCGTGCTCTGCGCTTTTTTCCAGCGAGCTTGCCAGTCCGCACGCGGCAGCTTCAGCCATCAGGTCAGCCTTTGAGCCAAAGTGCTTGTAGAACCCGCCATGGGTAAAGCCGGCCGCGGCCATGAGATCCGCCACCCCCACACCGTCATAGCCACGCTCGCGAAACAGCCTGGAAGCCGTTTCGACGATGTGTGCCCGGTTCGCCTGCGCCTGTGCTTTTGTGACCCTCATCGCTTTATGCCTCGTTCAAACCACTGACAATCAAGCGCCCAATATACATGGATGTCGACCATCATCAAAATAGTTGACGATTTAGATTATGATAATCATCATAAAGCCTCTTCGATCGACAGGCCGCATCCCGCGGCTGGATTTATTCTTGAGAGAGCGCCTCCATGACTACTCATTCCTCAGTCCTTATCACGGGCGCTTCCAGCGGTATCGGGGCGACCTATGCCGAGCGCTTTGCTCGCCGTGGCCACGATCTGGTGCTGGTTGCCCGCGACAAGGCGCGACTGGAAGCCCTGGCGACACACTTGCGCCAGCAATACCGTGTTGCCGTCGATGTGTTGCAGGCAGACCTGACCCAATCCAGTGATCTGGAGGTGGTTGAAGCGCGGCTGCGTTACGACTCCAGCATAGGCATCCTGATCAACAATGCGGGCATTGCCCAGTCGGGCGGTTTTCTGGAGCAGACAGCACAGAGCCTCACGACAATTATTGCGCTCAACACTGTTGCGCTGACGCGACTGGCCAGCGCGATTGCGCCACGGCTGGTGCAGGCCGGTGAGGGGGCGATCGTCAATATAGGTTCGGTCGTAGGCCTGGCGCCTGAGTTCGGCCAGTCGGTCTACGCTGCAACCAAGGCGTTTGTGCAGTTGCTGTCACAAGGGTTGAGTCACGAGTTGTCGCCCAAGGGGGTTTATGTCCAGGCGGTTTTGCCTGCCGCAACCCGCACCGAAATCTGGGAGCGCGCAGGTATCGATATCAACGTCCTGCCTGAGGTGATGGCGGTGGGTGAGTTGGTCGATGCCGCGCTGGTCGGTTTCGACCGCCGTGAGCGAGTGACCATTCCGCCTTTGCATGACGCTGCCCGTTGGGATGCGCTGGATGGCGCCCGTCAGGCGCTGCTGGGGGATCTGCGGATGGCCCATGCTGCCGATCGCTATAAAAACTGATTGATGCGGGGTTGCCGCACCGGGGGCAGTTGCCGCTCGGTGCCTCAACCCGGAGCCGCCTGCTATGAAAGCTTTTTTTATCGATGGATATGGCAAGGACACTGGACGGATAGGGCACTTGCCCGACCCTGACGTTGGACCCGACGAAGTACTGGTCAAGGTGCATGCCGCCAGCGTCAATCTGCTGGACTCCAAAATCCGCAAGGGCGAGTTCAAACTGATCCTGCCCTATCGGTTTCCACTGGTTCTGGGTAACGATCTGGCGGGCGTGGTGCTGCGTGTGGGCGACAATGTTCGCCAGTTCAAGCCGGGAGACGAGGTCTATGGACGTCCCAGCGAGGACAGCATGGGGACTTTCGCTGAGCTTATTGCGGTGTCCCGGGATGCGCTTGCGCTTAAACCCGTCAACCTCGACATGGCGCAGGCAGCGTCCATCCCTTTGGTCGCGCTGACGGCCTGGCAGGTGCTGGTAGAAACCGCGCAACTGAAAAAAGGGCAGAAGGTGCTCATTCACGCAGGTTCCGGCGGGGTGGGCAGTATTGCCATTCAGTTGGCCAGGCACTTGGGCGCTTTAGTGGCCACGACCACCAGCACCCGCAACGTTGAATGGGTGAAGGCCCTCGGGGCCGATGTTGTGATCGACTACAAGCAGCAGCACTTCGACACGTTACTGCACGACTACGACGTGGTGCTGAACAGCCTTGACGCTGGCACCCTCGAAAAATCCCTCAAGGTGCTGAAACCGGGAGGCAGGCTGATTTCGATCTCCGGCCCACCTACTGCGCAGTTTGCCAAGGCTCAGGGGCTGAACTGGGGGTTGCAGCAGGTCATGGGCCTTCTGAGCTATGGCATCCGCCGCAAAGCCCGCAAGCAGGGTGTGAGTTATTCATTTGTTTTCATGCGGGCCAATGGCGAGCAGTTGCGTGAAATCAGCGCGCTGATTGAGTCTGGTGTGATCAAACCAGTGGTTGACCGGATGTTTGAGTTCAACGACACAGCGCAGGCGTTGAGTTATGTCGAGCAAGGCCGGGCCAAAGGCAAGGTTGTCATTCGTGTGACCTAGCTTCAAGTGCTAGGCTGGCAGGCAGACAAAGGCCGTGAAATCCATCGTGGCCCATGATCTTCCCGGTCCCGATACCATGCCCGCAAGCAATCAGGTCAGTACCCTTGCCGTCGATCCAGGCTGCGCAACTCCGAAATTCTGGAGGGATGCGCAGTTGCCTTTTATCGAGGCGCGCTCAATCGCCGATGGCCGCAAGGTCTGCTATGCGCGGCACTCTCACGAGATATTTTCAATCGGTGCAATCACTTCAGGTTGCTGCAATTACCTGCATGAAAAAACCTCCCACACCATCAGCGCAGGTACGGTGGTGCTGATGAATCCGGGGGATGTTCATGCCTGTAATCCGGTCGAGGATCAGCTGTGGTCATACGTGATGTTGTATGTCGATGCCCACTGGCTGGCAGGTATTCAGCACGGTTTTGAGGCGGATGCCAGCGGGGTGTTTCATCCCGTCGCGGCCACTCACACCCAATCCCCAGCATTGTTCAACGGCCTGACCGCCCTCTATGCACAACTGGTCGACCCTCGGCTAGAGGTGCTGGCCAAGCATGAGGCGGCGATCCTGTTTTTTTCGTCGATGCAGCAAGAGCTGGGCGGTTCGGTGGCGCTGCGCAAGAGCGCCAATGTGCGGGTGGAGCGGGCCGCCGACTATATTGATGCGCATTTCCTGCGCACGATTCGACTGCAGGACATCTGTGAAGCTGCCAGCCTGTCAGAGGCTTACCTGATTCGCGCATTCGAGCAGCGTTTCCACATGACGCCCCACGCCTATCTGATCAACCGGCGGATTCAACATGCGCAGACGCAGTTGCGCGAAGGTGCGTTGATCGCCGATATCGCTCATCAGACCGGCTTTGCCGATCAGGCGCATTTTCAGCGGGTATTCAAAAAATATCTCGCCGCCACGCCCGGCCAGTACAAGACTTAAAACCACAGCAAAGAGACCGCACAGCCCGCCAGCATGGCCGCCATGCTGCGGTTGAACAGGCGAATGCGCCTGGCGCTGCGCAGATAACGGCTCAGGAATGCCCCGGTGCAGGCCCAGCAAGCCACGGACGCGTAGCAGACGACAAAGTAGATCAGCGCGAACGACCAGATCAGCACGGCCTCACCGCCGGCGACAAAGGCGCCCATGCCCGCAACAGCAGCCAGCCAGGCCTTGGGGTTGAGCCACTGCATGGCCGCGCCTTTTAAAAATGAGGGGTGTTGCGTGTCACCCTCGAACTCGATCCGGCCGTTATCCATCGCCAGCTTCCAGGCCAGGTAAAGCAGGAAGGCCATGCCTGCCCAGCGAATCAGGTCGGTCAGTATCGGCCACTGCTTGAGCACTTCATGCAGGCCGAAACCGGTAAACAGCAGCAGCACGACAAAACCGACCGTTGCGCCCAGCACATGGCGCAGGCTGGGGCCCAGGCCAAACTGCATGCCGGAACTCAGGGCGACGACATTGACCGGTCCGGGTGAGATGGATGCTGCCAGGGCAAACGCCGCCATCGAAATCAACACGCTCATCGTTACTGTGCTCCGTTCAGGGGTGTGCCAGAAGGTTAATGGGCGGGCACTTTGGCGTATTGAACAAAACTCCCCTGTGAAGACGTTGGCGGATGCGAGCAGAGCAACTGCCTTGCACTTGTGAAATTTAACCTGTAGTTTTTCATGAAATTAAATTACTAAAATTTCACGGCGGCCCGGGATGAACAAGCAAGAAGAGATGGCCGCGTTGGCGATCCTTATCCACGACCTGCGCAAACACAAGAAATACACCCTCAAGGAACTGGCGGACAAAATCGGCCGCTCGGTGGGTTTTTTGTCCCAGGTCGAACGCGGGATATCGCAGCCGACAGTGGCTGACCTGACAGCGATCAGCGAAACCCTGGGCGTGCCGACTACCTATTTCTACAGCTTGCCAAAACCCAAGCAGTTGCCCTGGGTGACCCGTCCCGATGAGCGCCGCA is part of the Pseudomonas sp. ML2-2023-3 genome and harbors:
- a CDS encoding TetR/AcrR family transcriptional regulator, which produces MRVTKAQAQANRAHIVETASRLFRERGYDGVGVADLMAAAGFTHGGFYKHFGSKADLMAEAAACGLASSLEKSAEHDIAGFFDQYLSRQHRDAPGEGCTLAALCGDAARQPEEVKTTFAQGLENMLAAVERSGATFAGVEPQDMRARIIDTMAHAIGAIVLSRACPDNSALADEILEVCRKQILGPMGPRDL
- a CDS encoding SDR family oxidoreductase, which produces MTTHSSVLITGASSGIGATYAERFARRGHDLVLVARDKARLEALATHLRQQYRVAVDVLQADLTQSSDLEVVEARLRYDSSIGILINNAGIAQSGGFLEQTAQSLTTIIALNTVALTRLASAIAPRLVQAGEGAIVNIGSVVGLAPEFGQSVYAATKAFVQLLSQGLSHELSPKGVYVQAVLPAATRTEIWERAGIDINVLPEVMAVGELVDAALVGFDRRERVTIPPLHDAARWDALDGARQALLGDLRMAHAADRYKN
- a CDS encoding NADP-dependent oxidoreductase, producing the protein MKAFFIDGYGKDTGRIGHLPDPDVGPDEVLVKVHAASVNLLDSKIRKGEFKLILPYRFPLVLGNDLAGVVLRVGDNVRQFKPGDEVYGRPSEDSMGTFAELIAVSRDALALKPVNLDMAQAASIPLVALTAWQVLVETAQLKKGQKVLIHAGSGGVGSIAIQLARHLGALVATTTSTRNVEWVKALGADVVIDYKQQHFDTLLHDYDVVLNSLDAGTLEKSLKVLKPGGRLISISGPPTAQFAKAQGLNWGLQQVMGLLSYGIRRKARKQGVSYSFVFMRANGEQLREISALIESGVIKPVVDRMFEFNDTAQALSYVEQGRAKGKVVIRVT
- a CDS encoding helix-turn-helix domain-containing protein; this translates as MPASNQVSTLAVDPGCATPKFWRDAQLPFIEARSIADGRKVCYARHSHEIFSIGAITSGCCNYLHEKTSHTISAGTVVLMNPGDVHACNPVEDQLWSYVMLYVDAHWLAGIQHGFEADASGVFHPVAATHTQSPALFNGLTALYAQLVDPRLEVLAKHEAAILFFSSMQQELGGSVALRKSANVRVERAADYIDAHFLRTIRLQDICEAASLSEAYLIRAFEQRFHMTPHAYLINRRIQHAQTQLREGALIADIAHQTGFADQAHFQRVFKKYLAATPGQYKT
- a CDS encoding LysE family translocator codes for the protein MSVLISMAAFALAASISPGPVNVVALSSGMQFGLGPSLRHVLGATVGFVVLLLFTGFGLHEVLKQWPILTDLIRWAGMAFLLYLAWKLAMDNGRIEFEGDTQHPSFLKGAAMQWLNPKAWLAAVAGMGAFVAGGEAVLIWSFALIYFVVCYASVACWACTGAFLSRYLRSARRIRLFNRSMAAMLAGCAVSLLWF